From Prochlorococcus sp. MIT 1223, the proteins below share one genomic window:
- a CDS encoding TPM domain-containing protein has product MKSQRTIKAFSAIFAFLISLSLWLPAYASNNPELLPDHQTPVIDLARTLSNTQREALEKSLIDYESNTGWKIRFLSQYEKTPGLAVREFWGLDESSLLVIADPRGGNLLNFNVGDAYFALMPRIFWVELQTRYGNQFYVKDHGEDGSVLDAISAVKTCLDKGGCEVVPGLPKEQWTWTLITSLLGGLIAGFAAAPRKEDQLIAWGWLLLLSPLWIILFGVFGVAPVITRTSEILPLLRNGVGFLGAGVIGYLLAQRTLTKSIKSNSD; this is encoded by the coding sequence ATGAAATCACAACGCACAATAAAAGCTTTTTCAGCTATCTTCGCATTTCTAATATCTTTAAGCTTATGGTTACCTGCGTATGCCTCTAATAACCCAGAATTACTTCCTGATCATCAAACACCAGTAATTGATCTTGCCAGGACATTAAGTAATACCCAAAGAGAAGCTCTAGAGAAATCACTTATTGACTATGAAAGTAATACCGGATGGAAAATAAGATTTCTATCTCAATATGAAAAAACCCCTGGATTAGCAGTGAGAGAGTTTTGGGGACTCGATGAAAGTAGTTTATTGGTAATAGCAGACCCAAGAGGAGGAAATCTATTAAATTTCAATGTTGGTGATGCTTATTTCGCTCTTATGCCAAGAATTTTTTGGGTGGAACTACAGACCCGTTATGGCAATCAATTTTATGTTAAAGATCATGGAGAAGATGGTTCTGTTCTTGATGCAATCTCAGCGGTAAAGACCTGCCTTGATAAAGGAGGATGTGAAGTTGTACCAGGTCTTCCTAAAGAACAATGGACTTGGACATTAATAACCTCATTACTTGGTGGATTAATTGCTGGTTTTGCAGCAGCACCAAGAAAGGAAGATCAATTAATTGCATGGGGTTGGCTTTTACTTCTTTCTCCTTTGTGGATAATTCTTTTTGGAGTTTTCGGAGTTGCTCCAGTTATTACTAGAACCAGTGAGATACTTCCACTCCTAAGAAATGGGGTAGGTTTTTTGGGTGCCGGGGTTATTGGCTACTTACTAGCTCAAAGAACATTAACCAAAAGCATAAAATCAAATTCTGATTAG
- a CDS encoding class I SAM-dependent methyltransferase: MDPIDAECPNWLSKRIEEEKGSISFFQFMEWSLNDPEYGAYATGRLSIGKHGDFVTSPSLGSEFSDLLAVQVIDWLNQLGEFCDKSQSFSLIDIGPGEGDLSKGLINSIEKLAPLLLSKIELILVEVNQGMIDRQKRNLENIKSVPIRWSSLSDLERKPSIGIVIANELLDAMPVERIVFRNGDLYRQGISILKKDQNSYLNFVELPLSVQLINSIDSFTSSNNIKIPPFGVVDGWTTEWHIGLNAWFKKVSKILSIGSLLIIDYALEAYRYYSEKRSSGTLMAYRNNTASTNILYQPGYWDLTSHLCLETLIDSAKNNGLIFLGDLRQGEALLALGLSQKLYSLNSLSIENLAIAFERRETLLRLVDPHCLGDFRWIAFQFNNQNTIVKANNIQLSTRFLQEP; the protein is encoded by the coding sequence ATGGACCCTATAGACGCTGAATGTCCAAATTGGCTCTCTAAGCGTATTGAAGAAGAGAAGGGAAGTATTAGTTTCTTCCAATTTATGGAATGGTCTTTAAATGATCCTGAGTATGGAGCCTATGCAACAGGACGTTTGTCTATAGGTAAACACGGAGATTTCGTCACATCCCCATCTTTGGGATCTGAGTTTTCCGACCTTTTGGCTGTTCAAGTAATTGATTGGTTGAATCAATTGGGTGAATTTTGTGATAAATCCCAGTCTTTCTCGTTAATTGATATTGGTCCTGGAGAAGGTGATTTGTCTAAAGGCTTAATTAATTCAATAGAAAAATTAGCTCCATTACTTTTAAGCAAAATCGAATTGATTTTGGTAGAAGTTAATCAAGGGATGATAGATAGACAAAAAAGAAATCTAGAAAATATTAAATCAGTTCCTATAAGATGGAGTTCTTTAAGTGATTTAGAACGAAAACCTTCTATAGGAATTGTAATAGCTAATGAATTATTAGACGCAATGCCAGTAGAGAGAATCGTATTTAGAAATGGAGATTTATATCGTCAGGGCATATCTATTTTAAAAAAGGATCAAAATAGCTATTTGAATTTTGTCGAGCTTCCTCTGTCTGTTCAATTAATTAACTCTATAGATTCATTTACAAGTTCTAATAACATCAAAATACCACCATTTGGAGTTGTTGATGGTTGGACTACTGAATGGCATATAGGGTTAAATGCTTGGTTTAAAAAGGTTTCAAAGATTTTATCAATAGGTTCTTTATTAATTATTGATTATGCCTTAGAGGCATATCGCTATTACAGTGAAAAGAGATCATCAGGAACTCTGATGGCATATAGAAATAATACCGCTTCTACTAATATTCTTTATCAGCCAGGATATTGGGATCTAACCTCGCATTTATGTTTAGAAACCTTGATAGATTCTGCTAAAAATAATGGACTAATCTTCTTAGGTGATCTACGCCAAGGAGAAGCTTTATTAGCATTAGGTCTTTCTCAAAAGCTTTATTCATTGAACTCTTTATCAATCGAGAATTTGGCAATTGCTTTTGAAAGAAGAGAAACACTTCTTAGATTGGTAGATCCTCATTGTTTAGGTGATTTTCGTTGGATTGCCTTCCAATTTAATAATCAAAATACAATTGTCAAAGCAAATAATATTCAACTATCCACAAGATTTCTACAAGAACCATAG
- a CDS encoding VOC family protein, translating to MTKLEASVVIAAREPKALADFYAKVNKVDIVDGIEPDHYLVSINDGSLYIQFYRPSRTRDFPEKGRSTSICFQSKAVSQPLIYIANWSSDLEKLGATLVEPPINKSFGAEAWMTDPEGNKFLILVPLLS from the coding sequence ATGACAAAACTTGAAGCTAGTGTCGTAATTGCAGCTAGGGAGCCAAAAGCACTTGCGGACTTTTATGCAAAAGTAAATAAAGTTGACATTGTTGATGGAATTGAGCCGGATCATTATCTTGTTTCAATAAATGATGGTTCTTTATATATTCAGTTTTACCGACCGTCGCGTACCCGGGATTTCCCTGAGAAAGGAAGGAGTACGTCAATATGCTTTCAATCTAAAGCTGTTTCTCAGCCGCTTATTTATATTGCTAATTGGTCAAGTGACTTGGAAAAACTAGGGGCGACCCTTGTTGAACCTCCTATTAATAAATCTTTTGGAGCTGAGGCATGGATGACAGACCCAGAAGGAAATAAATTTTTAATCCTTGTACCTCTTCTTTCTTGA
- a CDS encoding TIGR04168 family protein — MFNLITLSSFNLLIAGDLHGLWSSEDLDLIIRINPDAVLFVGDLGEGDIAVVKEIKKIPIPVSVILGNHDHGHDGTGLLLKTQLNLLGDLDCSWSLKRFENPSFSLIGARPCSSGGGFYLSKEVHAVFGPITLEESVRRIVAAAKEVPTDKPFVILAHSGPSGLGSDFASPCGRDWKAPALDWGDKDLSLAIDKIRKIKVPDLVVFGHMHHVLRRGQGKRVTFTKDIWGTSYLNAACVPRKGKDVLGQSLCHFSWVEFQNNSLKRVSHRWYRNDATLAYEEKLLDQ, encoded by the coding sequence TTGTTTAACTTAATTACGCTGTCTAGTTTTAATCTTTTGATTGCGGGTGATCTTCATGGCTTATGGAGCAGTGAAGATCTTGACCTCATTATCAGGATTAATCCTGATGCAGTGCTTTTCGTTGGAGATCTAGGAGAAGGAGATATAGCTGTAGTAAAGGAAATAAAAAAAATACCTATTCCAGTGTCAGTAATACTTGGAAATCATGATCATGGTCATGATGGCACGGGTCTTCTTCTTAAAACACAATTGAATTTATTGGGTGATTTAGATTGTTCTTGGAGCCTTAAACGTTTTGAGAATCCATCTTTTTCTTTAATTGGTGCTAGGCCTTGTAGTTCCGGGGGTGGATTTTATCTTTCTAAAGAAGTTCATGCAGTTTTTGGTCCGATTACCCTTGAAGAATCAGTTAGGAGAATTGTCGCTGCAGCCAAAGAAGTACCAACTGATAAACCTTTTGTTATTTTGGCTCATTCTGGACCGTCTGGTCTTGGATCTGATTTTGCGAGCCCTTGTGGCCGTGATTGGAAGGCACCGGCTCTTGATTGGGGAGATAAAGATTTATCTTTAGCAATTGATAAGATTAGAAAAATAAAGGTTCCTGACTTAGTTGTTTTTGGTCATATGCATCATGTTTTGAGAAGAGGCCAAGGGAAGAGAGTTACATTTACTAAAGATATTTGGGGTACGTCTTATCTCAATGCGGCATGTGTTCCTAGAAAAGGAAAAGATGTATTGGGGCAATCTTTGTGTCACTTTTCCTGGGTGGAATTCCAAAACAATAGTCTTAAACGTGTTTCTCATCGTTGGTATAGAAATGATGCAACATTGGCATATGAGGAAAAATTATTAGATCAATAA
- the ispG gene encoding (E)-4-hydroxy-3-methylbut-2-enyl-diphosphate synthase yields the protein MTATLSQNLSEPSLSRRYSTQIIRRKTRTVMVGDIAMGSEHPVRVQSMINEDTMDIEGSTAAIRRLHEIGCEIVRVTVPTLASAKAVGEIKNNLLQTYQPVPLVADVHHNGMKIALEVAKHVDKVRINPGLFVFERPDANRTEFSDKEIQAIKDKIVQKFEPIVNTLKEQNKALRIGVNHGSLAERMLFAYGDTPLGMVESAMEFVRICDSLDFHNIVISMKASRPPVMLAAYRMMADTMDKEGFNYPLHLGVTEAGDGDYGRIKSTAGIGTLLSEGIGDTIRVSLTEAPEKEIPVCYSILQAVGLRKTMVEYISCPSCGRTLFNLEEVVAKVREATQHLTGLDIAVMGCIVNGPGEMADADYGYVGKGKGTIALYRNRDEIKRVPEDEGVKALIDLIKEDGKWFEPDQK from the coding sequence ATGACAGCTACTTTGAGTCAAAACTTGTCAGAACCTTCTCTTTCAAGGAGATATAGCACTCAAATTATCCGTCGCAAGACTCGAACTGTGATGGTAGGAGATATTGCTATGGGAAGTGAGCACCCAGTAAGAGTTCAGTCAATGATTAATGAAGATACAATGGATATTGAAGGGTCTACAGCTGCAATAAGACGATTGCACGAAATAGGTTGTGAAATAGTTCGAGTTACCGTTCCTACTCTCGCAAGTGCCAAAGCAGTAGGAGAAATAAAGAATAATCTTTTACAAACCTATCAACCCGTTCCTTTGGTTGCAGATGTTCACCATAATGGAATGAAGATAGCTCTTGAGGTGGCTAAGCATGTAGATAAAGTTCGTATAAATCCTGGGCTTTTTGTTTTTGAAAGACCTGACGCTAATAGAACAGAGTTTTCTGATAAGGAAATACAAGCAATTAAAGATAAAATAGTACAGAAATTTGAACCTATAGTTAATACTTTAAAGGAGCAAAATAAAGCCTTAAGAATAGGAGTAAATCATGGTTCATTAGCAGAGAGAATGTTATTTGCTTATGGAGATACACCCCTAGGTATGGTTGAATCAGCTATGGAGTTTGTTCGGATTTGTGATTCTCTAGATTTCCATAATATTGTTATTTCAATGAAAGCCTCTAGACCCCCTGTCATGTTAGCGGCTTACAGAATGATGGCAGATACAATGGATAAAGAAGGTTTCAATTATCCTTTGCACTTAGGAGTAACAGAGGCTGGAGATGGAGATTATGGTCGCATCAAAAGTACGGCCGGAATAGGTACTCTTTTGTCTGAGGGAATCGGAGATACAATTCGAGTTTCTCTTACGGAAGCTCCTGAAAAAGAAATACCTGTTTGTTATTCAATCTTACAGGCTGTTGGCTTAAGAAAAACAATGGTTGAATATATAAGTTGTCCTAGTTGTGGTAGGACTTTGTTTAACCTAGAAGAGGTTGTTGCGAAAGTCAGAGAAGCGACTCAGCATCTAACAGGACTTGATATTGCTGTTATGGGTTGTATTGTTAATGGTCCTGGAGAGATGGCTGATGCAGACTATGGATATGTAGGAAAAGGGAAAGGCACCATCGCTTTATATCGCAATAGAGACGAAATTAAAAGAGTTCCTGAAGATGAAGGGGTTAAAGCATTGATAGATTTAATTAAAGAAGATGGCAAATGGTTTGAACCTGATCAAAAATAA
- a CDS encoding pyridoxal phosphate-dependent aminotransferase: MGLKPSLTLEITAKAKALRSQGKDVCSLSAGEPDFDTPDFIIEAAMAALKEGVTRYGPAGGDPELREAIANKMKLENKINYSSKNILVTNGGKQAIYNLFQVILNPGDEVLIPSPYWLSYPDIALLAGAKPIFIESSPLESFKIQIERLESRISEKTRLLILNSPSNPTGLVMSKKEMIAIAEFLRRHPKVLLMSDEIYEFLLAEGQVHYSFAAIAPDLLDRIFTVNGFAKAWAMTGWRIGYLAGNTEVIKKATALQSQSTSNVCSFAQKGALAAIRGPRESIKGMVEIYNYRRRLLSEGLERINGLTLTKPQGAFYAFPKVEKMNLTSIDFCKIALEEVGLSIIPGIAFGEDMCIRISCAVSEETISDGLARLQQLMTKFY; the protein is encoded by the coding sequence ATGGGACTCAAGCCATCACTGACTTTGGAAATCACAGCAAAAGCAAAAGCCTTGAGAAGTCAAGGGAAAGATGTATGCAGCTTAAGTGCAGGGGAGCCTGACTTCGATACTCCAGATTTCATAATTGAGGCTGCAATGGCAGCACTAAAAGAAGGGGTTACAAGATATGGGCCTGCTGGAGGGGATCCGGAACTAAGAGAAGCAATAGCTAATAAAATGAAATTAGAAAACAAAATAAATTACTCATCTAAAAATATCCTGGTAACAAATGGAGGGAAACAAGCTATTTATAATCTTTTTCAAGTAATACTTAATCCCGGTGACGAAGTTCTCATACCATCCCCCTATTGGCTTAGCTACCCGGATATAGCCTTACTTGCTGGAGCAAAACCCATATTCATTGAATCATCGCCTTTAGAATCATTCAAAATACAAATTGAAAGATTAGAGTCAAGAATAAGCGAGAAGACACGATTATTAATTTTAAATTCACCGAGTAATCCTACTGGTCTTGTTATGAGCAAGAAAGAGATGATTGCTATAGCTGAATTTCTTCGTAGGCATCCAAAAGTATTATTAATGAGCGATGAGATATATGAATTTCTTCTTGCAGAAGGTCAAGTACATTATAGTTTTGCGGCAATTGCGCCTGATTTATTAGATAGAATATTCACAGTCAACGGATTTGCTAAAGCCTGGGCTATGACAGGTTGGCGAATTGGGTACTTAGCAGGAAATACTGAAGTAATAAAAAAGGCTACAGCCTTACAAAGTCAAAGCACTAGTAATGTATGCAGCTTTGCTCAAAAGGGTGCTTTAGCAGCAATCAGAGGTCCCAGAGAAAGCATAAAAGGGATGGTAGAAATCTATAATTACAGAAGGCGATTGCTTAGTGAAGGTCTCGAGAGAATCAACGGTTTAACATTAACTAAACCTCAAGGAGCTTTTTATGCGTTTCCGAAAGTAGAAAAAATGAATTTAACCTCTATTGATTTTTGTAAAATTGCCCTAGAGGAAGTTGGCCTATCTATAATTCCAGGTATAGCTTTTGGTGAAGATATGTGCATAAGAATTTCATGTGCAGTTTCTGAAGAAACAATTTCAGATGGATTAGCAAGACTCCAACAATTAATGACCAAATTTTATTAA
- the nadA gene encoding quinolinate synthase NadA, which yields MTAYKTVLPVPNKREEVLEEIALLCQERNAVILAHYYQEPQIQDIADFIGDSLELSRKAASTNADVIVFCGVHFMGETAKILCPDKTVLIPDIDAGCSLSDDCPEDEFKKFKQKYPEHYIVSYINCSAAVKAESDLICTSSNAVDLVNQLPKDRPILFAPDQNLGRWVQRNSGRELTLWPGRCSVHEAFSEEALIKLKLKYPDADVIAHPECQPNILDLADFIGSTSKLLKYTQSSKKNTFIVITEPGIIHQMRRANPSKVYLDVPGIDGCGCNECPYMRLNTLEKVLDCLKHMKPQISLSERIIKKAYIPIKRMLEMSN from the coding sequence ATTACCGCCTACAAGACGGTTTTACCGGTTCCCAATAAAAGGGAAGAAGTCTTAGAAGAGATTGCTTTGCTTTGTCAAGAACGCAATGCGGTAATACTTGCTCATTACTACCAAGAGCCTCAAATACAAGATATTGCTGATTTCATTGGAGACTCACTAGAACTTTCTCGAAAAGCCGCCAGCACAAACGCAGATGTAATTGTCTTCTGTGGGGTACATTTCATGGGAGAAACAGCCAAAATACTATGCCCAGATAAAACTGTACTTATCCCAGATATTGATGCAGGTTGCAGCTTGTCAGACGATTGCCCAGAAGACGAGTTCAAAAAATTTAAACAAAAATATCCGGAACACTATATTGTCAGCTACATCAATTGCTCAGCGGCAGTAAAAGCCGAAAGTGATTTAATTTGCACCAGCAGCAACGCAGTTGATCTTGTAAATCAATTACCAAAAGATAGACCAATTTTGTTTGCACCCGATCAAAATCTTGGCAGGTGGGTTCAAAGGAATAGTGGGAGAGAGCTAACCTTATGGCCAGGAAGATGCTCGGTTCATGAAGCCTTCAGCGAAGAGGCTCTTATTAAACTCAAGCTTAAATATCCAGACGCTGATGTTATTGCGCATCCAGAGTGTCAGCCAAATATTCTAGATCTAGCAGACTTCATTGGATCTACAAGTAAATTACTAAAATACACTCAAAGCAGCAAGAAAAACACCTTCATTGTAATTACAGAACCAGGCATTATACATCAAATGAGACGAGCCAATCCAAGCAAAGTTTATTTGGATGTTCCAGGAATTGATGGATGTGGATGTAATGAATGCCCATACATGAGATTAAATACACTTGAGAAGGTTTTAGATTGTTTAAAACATATGAAACCACAGATAAGTTTAAGTGAAAGGATAATAAAAAAGGCATATATTCCTATAAAAAGGATGCTTGAGATGAGTAATTGA
- a CDS encoding putative selenate ABC transporter substrate-binding protein, whose protein sequence is MRISTRLIPDKNAVIIVFLTIINLCIVDNMTFAQNSLVIGAIPDQNPEKLNRLYRLLSSELSASLQVPVIYKPVINYPAAVTAFRTGDLDLVWFGGLTGVQARLQTKDAKVIAQRDIDAEFHSVFIANKKSKLPKIKDISGLKLLAGKRFTFGSESSTSGRLMPQHYLQKAGISIKDFKGGRPGFSGSHDATVALVQSGSYEAGVLNEQVWLANIEKNRIDLSKVNIIWRTPSYVDYHWLAQGDLDKRFRKGFTKELKTTLLSFNKKSKRQKRILNLFGANKFISADADQYKDIEKIGRQLGKIK, encoded by the coding sequence ATGAGAATTTCAACGCGATTAATCCCTGATAAGAATGCAGTGATAATTGTTTTTCTGACCATTATCAACTTATGCATAGTCGATAATATGACATTTGCTCAGAATTCTTTAGTCATTGGAGCAATACCAGATCAAAATCCCGAGAAACTAAATCGACTTTATAGACTTCTTTCCTCAGAACTAAGTGCAAGCCTTCAAGTTCCTGTTATATACAAACCCGTCATAAACTATCCTGCAGCAGTTACAGCATTTAGGACTGGAGACCTTGATTTAGTTTGGTTTGGTGGCCTCACAGGTGTTCAAGCAAGATTGCAAACAAAAGATGCCAAAGTTATTGCACAACGCGATATTGATGCTGAGTTTCATAGTGTCTTTATTGCAAATAAGAAAAGCAAATTACCTAAAATAAAAGATATCTCCGGGCTTAAGCTTCTAGCGGGGAAGAGGTTTACCTTTGGATCAGAAAGTTCAACCTCTGGACGATTAATGCCGCAACATTATTTGCAAAAAGCTGGCATCAGCATCAAAGATTTCAAAGGCGGTCGTCCAGGGTTTAGCGGTAGTCATGATGCTACTGTGGCCCTTGTTCAAAGTGGTTCATATGAAGCGGGTGTACTTAACGAGCAAGTGTGGCTAGCTAATATCGAAAAAAATCGCATAGACTTATCAAAAGTAAATATCATTTGGAGAACACCTTCATACGTTGATTATCACTGGCTAGCACAAGGGGATCTTGACAAACGTTTTAGAAAAGGTTTTACAAAAGAATTAAAAACCACGCTTCTAAGCTTCAATAAAAAATCAAAACGTCAAAAACGCATTTTAAACTTATTCGGTGCAAACAAATTC
- a CDS encoding S41 family peptidase, translating into MLFSLLISPSSAFQNKARSIIKSNPKEVIDEVWQIIYRDYLDSSGTYDKKEWISTRKELLGSKYIDSQDSYIAIREMLLSLKDPYTRFLDPKEFMEMRIDTSGELTGVGIQISLDTVTNKIVVVSPIEGTPAFKAGIKPQDVIFSVDGQFTDGMTIDQVVKLIRGERGSTVSLGIMRENRFFKFSLVRERIEINTVKSHINMTNEGINIGYIRLKQFNANAARDMSKSIEKLEKDNVLGYVLDLRGNPGGLLEVSIEIARQWIDQGVIVSTQTRDGIKDVRMANGSALTNKPIVILVNEGSASASEILSGAIRDNGRGILVGKKTFGKGLVQSVRALSDGSGLTVTIAKYLTPNGIDINKNGLKPDINADLIMKSNKKLSSLDLGTNKDSQYVIAENELVKKLSNQLKDSAYNPVSTNLRFALSN; encoded by the coding sequence TTGCTTTTTTCATTATTAATTTCGCCTTCTTCTGCATTTCAAAATAAAGCTAGATCAATAATTAAAAGTAATCCCAAAGAAGTTATTGATGAGGTTTGGCAGATAATCTATAGAGATTACTTAGACTCATCGGGGACTTATGATAAAAAAGAATGGATTTCGACTAGAAAAGAATTATTAGGGTCTAAATATATTGATTCTCAGGATTCATATATCGCAATTAGAGAAATGCTATTAAGTTTAAAAGATCCTTATACAAGATTTCTAGATCCTAAGGAATTTATGGAGATGAGAATTGATACCTCAGGAGAATTAACTGGAGTAGGTATTCAAATTTCATTAGATACGGTCACTAATAAAATTGTAGTTGTTTCTCCAATAGAAGGAACTCCTGCTTTTAAGGCAGGGATAAAACCTCAAGATGTGATTTTTTCAGTTGATGGACAATTCACAGATGGTATGACTATTGACCAAGTCGTTAAGTTGATTAGAGGTGAAAGAGGTTCAACAGTAAGTCTTGGTATCATGAGAGAAAATAGGTTTTTTAAGTTTTCATTAGTTAGAGAAAGAATAGAAATAAATACAGTTAAGAGCCATATAAATATGACTAATGAAGGAATAAATATTGGCTATATAAGATTGAAGCAATTTAATGCTAATGCAGCTAGAGATATGAGTAAGTCCATTGAAAAGTTAGAGAAAGATAATGTATTGGGATATGTTTTGGATTTAAGGGGTAACCCTGGCGGACTTTTAGAAGTAAGTATTGAAATAGCAAGACAATGGATCGACCAAGGCGTAATTGTAAGTACTCAAACTAGAGATGGTATTAAGGATGTCAGGATGGCAAATGGGAGCGCTCTAACCAATAAACCTATAGTAATTTTAGTGAATGAAGGTTCGGCAAGTGCAAGCGAGATCTTGTCAGGAGCAATTAGAGATAATGGTCGGGGAATACTAGTTGGAAAGAAAACATTTGGTAAGGGATTGGTTCAATCAGTTAGAGCTCTTTCTGACGGTTCAGGACTTACCGTGACCATTGCTAAATATTTGACACCAAATGGGATAGATATAAATAAGAACGGATTGAAACCTGATATAAATGCAGACTTAATAATGAAATCCAACAAAAAACTATCAAGCTTAGACTTAGGGACTAATAAAGATAGTCAATATGTCATAGCAGAGAATGAGTTGGTTAAGAAACTATCTAATCAATTAAAAGATTCAGCTTATAATCCAGTAAGTACGAATTTAAGGTTTGCATTAAGTAACTAA
- a CDS encoding DUF1543 domain-containing protein encodes MNQYLSKSEKSLFLVILGGNIRACNIELHDVRWVIGEKIEDTFKQLRNEWFGEKKGLHIDSYIKIRFVDGYKVSITRKSSLSSKINKQNNMLWFVNLGGYNKNELAEQHSFRLVVAKTSKEAITKAKYQWENNKLNKIHKDNLTKLRRIIGIDNCHSIKVNGDWEIELTEDKEKRCQLFVPDWYGYMRIDK; translated from the coding sequence ATGAATCAATATCTATCAAAAAGTGAAAAGAGTCTATTTCTTGTAATACTTGGAGGGAATATTAGAGCCTGCAATATTGAACTACATGACGTAAGATGGGTCATAGGAGAGAAGATAGAAGATACATTTAAACAACTTAGAAATGAATGGTTTGGAGAAAAGAAAGGACTTCATATAGATAGTTATATAAAGATTAGATTTGTAGATGGGTATAAAGTTTCTATAACAAGAAAGTCTTCCTTAAGTAGCAAAATAAATAAGCAAAATAATATGTTATGGTTTGTCAATCTAGGAGGTTATAATAAAAATGAGCTTGCAGAACAACATAGTTTTAGATTGGTAGTCGCTAAAACAAGCAAAGAAGCAATAACAAAAGCAAAATATCAATGGGAAAATAATAAATTAAACAAAATACACAAAGATAACTTGACAAAGTTAAGAAGAATTATAGGAATTGACAATTGCCATTCAATCAAAGTGAACGGTGATTGGGAAATTGAACTAACTGAAGACAAAGAGAAAAGATGTCAACTATTTGTGCCTGATTGGTATGGATATATGAGAATAGATAAATAA
- a CDS encoding uracil-DNA glycosylase translates to MNNSLISHHSKATGVSSKVVVSRGNPLSKLMIVGEAPGAMEEELGQPFVGRSGKVLDDLFDSVGIDTQKDAYICNVVKCRPPKNRRPTKEEIQLNLPWLYQQIKLVDPLVIVLVGATSVEALLGIRGGISRLRGTWQNWEGRLVMPLFHPAYLLRNPSKEEGAPISLTLLDLIKVREKLRRSHLFPVFSNPESAIS, encoded by the coding sequence ATGAATAATTCTTTGATTTCTCATCACAGCAAAGCTACGGGAGTTTCTTCTAAGGTTGTTGTTAGCAGAGGGAATCCTTTGTCAAAATTAATGATTGTAGGTGAAGCCCCTGGAGCAATGGAAGAAGAATTAGGACAACCTTTTGTGGGTAGGTCAGGTAAAGTTCTTGATGATTTATTTGATTCGGTGGGAATTGATACTCAAAAAGATGCTTATATTTGCAATGTGGTCAAATGTCGACCACCTAAAAACAGAAGACCTACGAAGGAAGAAATTCAATTGAATTTACCCTGGCTCTATCAGCAAATAAAACTTGTTGACCCACTCGTGATTGTTTTAGTTGGTGCTACATCAGTTGAAGCACTTTTGGGAATTAGAGGAGGGATTAGTAGGCTTAGGGGTACTTGGCAGAATTGGGAGGGTAGATTAGTTATGCCTTTATTTCATCCGGCTTATCTTTTAAGGAATCCATCTAAAGAAGAAGGTGCACCAATTTCCTTGACCCTGTTAGATCTTATTAAGGTAAGAGAAAAGCTTCGGAGATCGCATCTTTTCCCTGTGTTTTCTAATCCTGAATCCGCTATTAGTTAG